The following proteins come from a genomic window of Bradyrhizobium paxllaeri:
- a CDS encoding arylsulfatase gives MSNEVNKADNGQAIDRRNLLLGTSTLVAAATLTSEVLAQAQKAAPAAAPTTAQPAAASGRKPNILVIFGDDIGIPQISAYTMGMMGYRTPNIDRIAREGAIFTDAYGQQSCTAGRASFILGQEPFRTGLLTIGMPGDPHGIQDWMPTIADALKTQGYATGQFGKNHLGDRDEHLPTKHGFDEFFGNLYHLNAEEEPEGYFYPKDPAFRKQFGPRGVIKSSADGKIEDTGPLNIARMPTVDEEFLGAAKDFIGRQARANRPFFCWFNSTRMHVFTHLKPSSLGKSGKGIHADGMVEHDGMVGELLQQLDNLGIADNTIVVYTTDNGAELALWPDGAMTPFHGEKGTTWEGGFRIPMMVRWPGVVKPGTQYNEIISLIDWFPTLCAAAGIPDIKEKMKAGFAGAGGKSFRVHLDGYNFMPFFKGETKEPPRDAIYYFDQGGNLNAIRWNDWKLSFASSSKGNIATATREVTAWALIANLRMDPYERGQEEGGGAIKFLAQNMWLIVPVQGKVKEFFSDFDHFPYQEGSSLNAAGINYGLLKQQAAMKRLGEIERMKPR, from the coding sequence ATGAGTAATGAAGTGAATAAGGCCGATAACGGCCAGGCCATTGATCGCCGCAATCTTCTGCTCGGTACCTCCACCCTCGTTGCCGCCGCAACCCTTACCTCGGAAGTATTGGCGCAAGCGCAGAAGGCCGCGCCGGCAGCCGCTCCCACGACAGCACAGCCCGCCGCAGCCTCCGGCAGAAAGCCGAACATCCTTGTCATCTTCGGGGACGACATCGGCATCCCGCAGATCAGCGCCTACACGATGGGCATGATGGGATATCGGACACCGAACATCGACCGCATCGCTCGCGAAGGCGCAATCTTCACCGACGCCTACGGCCAGCAAAGCTGCACGGCCGGTCGGGCATCGTTCATCCTCGGCCAGGAGCCTTTCCGAACCGGCCTTCTCACCATTGGCATGCCGGGAGATCCCCACGGCATTCAGGACTGGATGCCGACCATTGCTGATGCCTTGAAGACCCAGGGCTACGCTACCGGACAGTTCGGCAAGAACCACCTCGGCGATCGCGACGAGCATCTGCCGACCAAACACGGCTTCGACGAATTCTTCGGCAACCTCTACCATCTCAACGCGGAAGAGGAGCCGGAAGGCTATTTCTACCCGAAGGATCCGGCATTCCGTAAGCAGTTCGGACCGCGCGGCGTGATCAAGTCATCCGCCGATGGCAAGATCGAGGATACAGGGCCCCTGAACATTGCGCGTATGCCGACGGTGGATGAGGAATTCCTCGGCGCGGCCAAGGATTTCATCGGCCGACAGGCCCGCGCCAACCGCCCGTTCTTCTGCTGGTTCAATTCCACCCGGATGCACGTCTTCACCCACTTGAAGCCATCGTCATTGGGTAAATCCGGCAAGGGAATACACGCCGACGGCATGGTCGAGCACGATGGAATGGTCGGGGAGCTTCTGCAGCAGCTCGATAACCTCGGAATCGCTGACAACACGATTGTTGTCTACACCACCGACAATGGCGCTGAGCTCGCGCTGTGGCCCGATGGCGCGATGACACCATTCCACGGCGAGAAGGGCACGACGTGGGAAGGCGGCTTCCGCATTCCGATGATGGTGCGCTGGCCGGGCGTCGTGAAGCCGGGCACGCAATATAACGAGATCATCTCGCTGATCGACTGGTTCCCGACGCTCTGTGCCGCCGCGGGAATTCCGGACATCAAGGAAAAGATGAAAGCCGGATTTGCCGGCGCAGGCGGCAAGAGCTTCAGGGTTCATCTCGATGGCTACAACTTCATGCCGTTCTTCAAGGGCGAGACCAAAGAGCCGCCGCGCGATGCGATCTACTATTTTGACCAAGGCGGCAATCTCAACGCTATCCGCTGGAACGACTGGAAGCTGAGCTTTGCATCCTCATCAAAGGGGAACATTGCGACCGCAACCCGGGAGGTGACGGCCTGGGCGCTGATTGCCAATTTGCGGATGGACCCCTACGAGCGCGGACAGGAAGAAGGGGGCGGCGCGATAAAATTCCTCGCGCAGAACATGTGGCTCATCGTGCCGGTGCAAGGGAAAGTGAAGGAGTTCTTCTCCGACTTCGACCACTTCCCTTATCAGGAAGGCAGCTCACTGAATGCGGCCGGCATCAATTATGGACTGCTAAAGCAGCAAGCAGCGATGAAGCGTCTCGGCGAAATAGAACGAATGAAGCCGCGATAG